In Gymnogyps californianus isolate 813 chromosome 1, ASM1813914v2, whole genome shotgun sequence, the following are encoded in one genomic region:
- the FUNDC1 gene encoding FUN14 domain-containing protein 1, whose translation MAARRPRTASEHESDDDSYEVLDLTEYARRHHWWNRVFGRNSGPIVEKYSVATQIVMGGVTGWCAGFLFQKVGKLAATAVGGGFLLLQIASHSGYVQVDWKRVEKDVNKAKKQLKKRANKAAPEINSLIEESTEFIKQNIVVSSGFVGGFLLGLAS comes from the exons ATGGCGGCGCGGAGGCCCCGCACTGCCTCAG aacatGAAAGTGATGATGATTCCTATGAAGTGTTGGATTTAACAGAATATGCACGGCGTCACCATTGGTGGAATCGTGTGTTTGGCCGGAATTCAGGACCAAttgtagaaaaatattctgtagctACCCAGATTGTCATGGGCGGCGTGACTGGCTG GTGTGCGGGATTTTTGTTCCAGAAAGTCGGAAAGCTTGCAGCAACTGCAGTAGGTGGtggctttcttctgcttcaa ATTGCTAGTCATAGTGGATATGTACAAGTTGACTGGAAGAGAGTTGAAAAAGatgtaaacaaagcaaaaaaacagttaaaaaagcGTGCCAATAAGGCAGCACCTGAAATCAATTCTCTAATTGAAGAG tcAACAGAATTTATCAAACAGAACATCGTGGTGTCCAGTGGATTTGTTGGAGGCTTTTTGTTAGGCCTGGCATCGTAA